Proteins from one Paenibacillus amylolyticus genomic window:
- a CDS encoding HAMP domain-containing sensor histidine kinase → MIKRLQQSKQTKKIQIHILNRMVISFVISIVASVIINNILITIVAKISEGLEWSWILNYFPYILTPIFIFIFTLTFLGSTRKIVRDIISLEQGLQVISEGNLNYRVPVVRQDELGRVASNINYMTEQLQIQMSKERELEKSKMDMITGISHDLRTPLTSIIGYIELLKSESFQDKAEYDRFIQNTHNKATHLKKLLDDLFEYTRLNAVNTQLDLKEVDLCQLLDQLLFEFEPLAQENGVHIEKTR, encoded by the coding sequence TTGATTAAACGATTACAGCAATCCAAGCAAACGAAAAAAATACAGATCCATATCCTCAATCGAATGGTGATCAGTTTTGTAATTTCAATTGTCGCATCAGTGATCATCAATAATATCCTTATTACGATTGTGGCAAAAATTAGTGAAGGTTTGGAGTGGAGCTGGATTCTTAACTACTTCCCTTATATACTGACACCTATATTTATCTTCATCTTTACGCTTACTTTTTTGGGTTCCACACGAAAAATTGTAAGAGACATCATTTCACTGGAGCAGGGGCTTCAAGTCATATCTGAAGGTAATTTAAACTACAGGGTACCTGTAGTTCGGCAAGATGAACTGGGCCGGGTTGCTTCCAACATTAATTATATGACTGAACAGTTGCAGATACAGATGAGCAAGGAGCGTGAATTGGAGAAGTCCAAGATGGACATGATCACGGGCATCTCGCATGACCTGCGTACACCGCTTACCAGCATAATTGGATATATTGAACTTCTCAAATCAGAATCATTTCAAGACAAAGCTGAGTATGACCGCTTCATCCAGAATACCCATAACAAAGCAACGCATTTGAAGAAGTTACTTGATGATTTATTTGAATACACACGTCTTAACGCAGTGAACACCCAATTGGATTTGAAAGAGGTTGACCTATGTCAGCTATTGGATCAATTGTTGTTTGAATTCGAGCCTTTAGCTCAGGAGAATGGGGTTCATATTGAGAAAACTCGGTGA
- a CDS encoding response regulator transcription factor has translation MSTILVVDDEPDIRDVIHVYLRNEGYQVIEASNGEEALNIINTTPVQLVILDVMMPIMDGIKACFKIREVSTTPIIMLSAKEEDIDKITGLTTGADDYMVKPFNPLELLARVKAQLRRQTLIGKPESSSLILIKDLVIDTSKHSVKLKENDISLTPLEFSILVLLASHPGQVFSSEKIYETVWKEPYGYSDNTVMVHIRNLREKLELTPREPQYIKTVWGVGYKID, from the coding sequence ATGAGTACCATTCTTGTTGTTGATGATGAACCCGATATCCGTGATGTCATTCATGTCTATTTACGTAACGAAGGATATCAGGTCATTGAAGCATCCAATGGTGAAGAAGCGCTAAATATTATCAATACAACACCGGTCCAACTCGTCATATTGGACGTCATGATGCCCATTATGGACGGCATCAAAGCCTGCTTCAAAATAAGAGAAGTATCGACCACTCCAATTATTATGTTATCCGCCAAGGAAGAAGATATTGATAAAATTACAGGCCTGACTACAGGGGCCGACGATTACATGGTCAAGCCCTTTAATCCGTTAGAATTACTGGCTCGCGTTAAGGCTCAGCTCCGACGTCAAACATTGATCGGGAAACCGGAATCGAGTTCACTGATCCTCATTAAGGACCTTGTCATTGATACAAGCAAACATTCAGTAAAGTTAAAAGAGAATGACATTTCACTGACCCCTCTGGAGTTCTCCATTCTGGTGTTACTTGCGAGTCATCCCGGACAAGTATTCAGCTCCGAGAAGATTTACGAAACTGTATGGAAAGAACCTTACGGGTATTCGGATAATACGGTGATGGTTCATATTCGTAATCTGCGGGAAAAGCTGGAATTGACTCCACGAGAACCTCAGTATATTAAAACGGTATGGGGAGTAGGTTATAAAATTGATTAA
- a CDS encoding methyltransferase domain-containing protein: MKTPEPFLFLQGFLRNPKRVGSVLPSSKFLARRIVQSVGWDEVRSIAELGPGTGAVTRLIKAHLPNSATVFLFERDPKMRSNLKRTYPEFMFHSNASYLLKRINQEHVQQLDSIICGLPFFNFSREMRQNILSQIHTALRPGGILVLYQYSLHMKKQLAELFEIEKIQFEPFSFPPAFVYVCRKRDESP, encoded by the coding sequence ATGAAAACACCCGAACCATTTCTTTTCCTGCAAGGATTTCTGAGGAATCCCAAACGAGTAGGCAGTGTCCTGCCCAGTTCCAAATTTCTAGCCCGTAGAATCGTGCAGTCTGTAGGATGGGATGAGGTTAGAAGCATTGCTGAGCTGGGGCCAGGAACAGGCGCTGTCACACGTCTCATTAAAGCACATTTACCGAACTCAGCAACCGTGTTTTTATTTGAGAGAGACCCCAAAATGAGAAGTAATCTGAAGAGAACATATCCTGAATTCATGTTTCATTCGAATGCATCCTATCTGTTAAAAAGAATCAATCAGGAACATGTGCAACAATTGGATAGTATCATTTGCGGACTGCCCTTCTTTAATTTTTCCAGAGAAATGAGACAAAATATCCTGTCACAGATCCATACAGCGCTGCGACCTGGAGGCATATTAGTTTTGTACCAGTACTCACTTCATATGAAGAAACAATTAGCTGAGTTATTTGAGATTGAAAAAATTCAATTTGAACCCTTCAGCTTCCCGCCTGCTTTTGTGTATGTTTGTCGTAAAAGGGACGAAAGTCCTTGA
- a CDS encoding phosphatase PAP2 family protein, with protein MVDYIYRNDQPYNCFPSIHVLTSYLILRGTRLFGRAIWAMTSTFSILIIVSTVLVKQHVIVDIAGGILVGELSYQLVGSTIHSFSSRVKSTRL; from the coding sequence ATGGTTGATTACATTTACCGTAACGATCAACCCTACAACTGTTTTCCAAGTATTCACGTACTCACGAGTTACCTGATTCTTAGAGGAACGCGTTTATTTGGACGAGCGATATGGGCGATGACTTCCACCTTCTCGATTCTAATCATCGTGTCTACCGTACTGGTTAAACAACATGTCATCGTAGATATTGCAGGTGGCATCCTGGTTGGAGAACTTTCTTACCAATTGGTTGGATCAACCATTCATTCTTTCTCATCCCGTGTTAAATCGACTCGATTATGA
- a CDS encoding ATP-binding protein, with amino-acid sequence MRKLGDAPIMVSLDSDKIARAIDNLLMNALKYSFKPGTIHVRMNVRHNHVTIEVENKGMPLTIEQKNRLFDRFYKVDYSRNSEGIQSGSGLGLSIARNIAELHQGTLTLQHTLNVFIFQLSLPSNIK; translated from the coding sequence TTGAGAAAACTCGGTGATGCTCCAATCATGGTCTCCTTGGATAGCGATAAAATTGCACGAGCCATCGACAATCTTCTCATGAATGCACTGAAGTATTCCTTTAAACCGGGTACGATTCATGTTCGAATGAATGTGAGGCATAATCACGTTACCATTGAAGTAGAGAATAAAGGCATGCCACTTACAATAGAACAAAAAAACAGACTGTTTGATCGCTTTTATAAGGTGGATTATTCGAGGAATAGCGAAGGCATTCAATCAGGATCGGGTCTGGGTCTTTCTATTGCAAGGAACATTGCGGAGTTACACCAGGGGACTCTAACACTACAACATACACTTAACGTATTTATCTTCCAACTAAGCTTACCTTCCAACATCAAGTGA
- a CDS encoding TrkA family potassium uptake protein, whose protein sequence is MRHAEVQREVKTLMAKKQYAVIGMGRFGSSVANALSGMGFDVLAIDADEQRTQEMSNVVTHAVSADSTDEEALRALGIRNFDVVVVAIGEDIQASILTTLILKDMGVPVLIVKAQNELHGKVLQKIGADKVIYPERDMGLRVAHHLTSPNILDYIELSEDYSILEMRASEQMIGKNLMELNIRARFGCNVMAIRSGNSMNISPYAEDRIEAGDVLVIVGHKDHLTKMELAYPK, encoded by the coding sequence ATGCGTCATGCTGAAGTGCAGCGGGAGGTTAAGACCCTAATGGCCAAGAAACAGTATGCCGTCATTGGCATGGGACGGTTCGGATCAAGTGTTGCCAATGCACTGAGCGGTATGGGATTCGACGTGCTGGCAATTGATGCGGACGAGCAGCGGACGCAGGAAATGTCCAATGTGGTGACTCATGCGGTATCGGCAGATTCAACAGATGAAGAAGCGCTGCGTGCGCTGGGCATACGAAATTTCGACGTTGTCGTTGTGGCAATTGGTGAAGATATACAGGCGAGTATTCTGACAACCTTGATATTGAAAGATATGGGTGTACCGGTGCTAATCGTAAAGGCTCAAAATGAGCTTCATGGTAAGGTGCTGCAGAAGATTGGAGCAGACAAGGTGATCTATCCTGAGCGGGATATGGGATTACGCGTAGCCCATCATCTGACCTCGCCAAATATACTGGATTACATTGAGTTATCTGAGGATTACAGCATTCTGGAGATGAGAGCTTCCGAGCAAATGATCGGTAAAAACCTGATGGAATTAAACATCCGTGCACGTTTTGGATGCAACGTCATGGCGATTCGTAGTGGGAACTCGATGAACATCTCGCCGTACGCGGAGGACCGGATCGAAGCTGGAGATGTGCTGGTCATTGTGGGTCACAAGGATCATCTGACGAAAATGGAACTTGCATATCCGAAGTGA
- a CDS encoding DedA family protein, whose amino-acid sequence MISNTILELLHQYGYLIFYFAFSLGPFGIPIPNEITIISGAILSHTGVINSWITYFCILSGLLTAITLAYFAGKLFGIKIKHRFQHHKHFVKAELILNKSGQWAMCIGLFIPIVRYVLPLLIGMSGVQYPKFALISYSSALLWTITYFTAGIYFGGPILSTLQLLHF is encoded by the coding sequence ATGATCAGTAATACGATCTTGGAGCTGCTTCATCAGTATGGATATCTGATTTTTTATTTTGCCTTCTCATTAGGGCCTTTTGGCATTCCCATTCCGAATGAGATCACGATTATCAGCGGTGCCATTTTAAGCCACACGGGAGTTATCAATTCGTGGATCACATATTTCTGTATTTTATCAGGACTATTAACGGCCATTACCTTGGCCTATTTTGCAGGAAAGTTATTTGGAATCAAGATAAAGCACAGATTTCAACATCATAAACACTTCGTCAAAGCTGAACTGATTCTGAATAAGAGTGGCCAATGGGCCATGTGCATCGGTTTGTTCATTCCAATTGTGCGATATGTTCTCCCTTTGCTTATTGGAATGAGCGGCGTGCAGTATCCAAAATTTGCTCTCATCTCATATTCCAGTGCTTTGTTATGGACCATAACGTATTTTACAGCGGGAATCTACTTCGGCGGTCCCATCTTATCCACGCTTCAATTATTACATTTCTAA
- the sspI gene encoding small acid-soluble spore protein SspI — MPITLSLREAIVHKVHDKSDDQLREMIEGSVDGPEAALPGLGAIFEMIWKNTEPAKQEELIQIAQEHLHTIPVQPLR, encoded by the coding sequence ATGCCCATTACATTAAGCCTGCGTGAAGCGATTGTTCATAAAGTTCATGACAAGAGTGATGATCAGCTCCGGGAGATGATTGAAGGTTCAGTCGATGGACCGGAAGCTGCATTACCTGGACTTGGCGCCATTTTCGAGATGATCTGGAAGAACACGGAACCTGCCAAGCAGGAAGAACTCATTCAAATCGCGCAGGAGCATCTGCACACCATTCCCGTTCAACCGCTTCGCTAA
- a CDS encoding DoxX family protein, giving the protein MLDLGLLLIRLVIGLSFMAHGAQKLFGWFGGYGIKGTGGWFESMGMKPGALVALLAGLAEFGGGLLLALGLLTPVGGILIALTMVIAIVKVHGANGYWSTQNGFEYNLAILVIGVALALTGGGQYALDALIF; this is encoded by the coding sequence ATGTTAGATTTAGGGTTGTTGTTGATTCGTTTGGTGATTGGATTGTCGTTCATGGCGCACGGGGCTCAAAAGCTGTTTGGCTGGTTCGGAGGTTACGGAATCAAAGGTACAGGCGGCTGGTTTGAATCCATGGGTATGAAGCCTGGCGCGTTGGTGGCGTTACTGGCTGGACTCGCGGAATTTGGTGGCGGATTGCTGCTGGCGCTGGGTCTGCTCACACCGGTAGGCGGCATTCTGATTGCATTGACGATGGTCATTGCGATTGTGAAAGTCCATGGTGCGAACGGTTACTGGTCCACACAGAACGGATTCGAATATAATCTTGCGATTCTGGTGATTGGTGTAGCACTGGCTCTGACGGGTGGCGGACAGTACGCGCTGGATGCATTGATTTTCTAA